From the Planktothricoides raciborskii GIHE-MW2 genome, the window AGAATTAGCCATGTAAGCGGTCATCCCCGGAAGTTCGCCCAAGGTGCGACCACTGCTATCCCGGACGATCGCCCTGGTGGAACTCCCCACTTTTACCTGACTCACTTGGTTTTCAATGGCGATCCGCAGTAAAACAGATGCTTGGGCAGGGGCGATCGCCATCAGCCACAGGAGTAATGCCACCCAGCAATAAGCTAGAGGCTGCAACTTTGGCCACTTAAATTGATATCCAACCATAATCCTTTTGACAAATTTATTCAGAAGTTGGCTTAGAATCTTGCTAGAATGATAGCCAAAAATGTTTTTTTCAACCTCACACTATAAGTCAAATTGTGGATTTTGAAATCTTAAAGTTATTGGTTGATTCTTGGTTGTTGGGTAGGGATTCTTTGGTTGTTGGTTGTTGGTTGTTAATTGTTAACTGTTAACTGTTAATTGTTAATTGTTAATTGTTGGTTGGCCTCGGATCCTGAAGCCGAGGGCAGTCCCCTCTCCCCCCACACCCTCTGCCGTTTCATCCCAAATAAATCCCAAATAAGGAGGCTTAACACTTTTGGAGATTACTTTTTTAGGCACCAGTTCCGGTGTCCCCACGCGATCGCGCAATGTATCGAGTATTGCCCTGCGGCTGCCGCAACGGGCAGAAGTTTGGCTATTTGATTGTGGAGAAGGGACTCAGCATCAAATTCAGCGCAGCAATATTAAAGTCAGTCAAATCCGCCGGATTTTTATTACCCACATGCACGGCGACCATATCTTTGGCTTAATGGGGTTGTTAGCTAGTTGTGGACTCGCGGGAAATCCCGAACAGATTGATATCTATGGCCCGGCGGGGTTAGGGGATTATTTACAAGCTTGTAGCCGCTACTCCTACACTCATTTCTCTTATCCGATTAAGGTTCACAAACATCGAGCCGGAGTCATTTATGAAGATGATGAGTATGTGGTGAAATGTCAAAAGTTGGAACATCGCGTCACCGCTTATGGCTATCGGGTGGAGGAAAAAGATCGCCCCGGTCACTTTGATGCGGAAAAGGCGCGATCGCTGGGCATTCCCTTTGGTCCGCTTTACGGCGAACTCAAGCGAGGCAAAACCATCACCTTGCCTGATGGACGTAAAATTTCTGGCAAAGAACTGGTCGGCCCCGATCAAGTGGGACGCAAAATTGCTTATTGTACCGATACCATTTTTTGCGAAGGATCCATAGAACTGGCCAAAGATGCCGATGTGGTGATTCACGAGGCCACCTTTGCTCACCAAGATGCAAAAATGGCTTACGAGCGCCTCCATTCCACATCCACAATGGCTGCCCAGGTAGCATTAGCGGCGAAGGCTAAAACCTTGATTATGACGCACTTTAGCCCTCGCTATGCCCCAGGCAATGAACTCAATATTAAGGACTTACTCCAAGAAGCCCGGGCAATCTTTGCCAATACCGAAATTGCCGAGGACTTTTTGACTTATCCCGTCCCTCCTCGTGCTGCCAATACGAAATCAAATTAGTTATTAGTTATTAGTTATTAGTTATTAGTTATTAGTTATTAGTTATTTGTTGTTTGTCTAATGACTAATGAGCAAACAACCAACAACAACTAACAACCAAAGAATCCCTACCCAACAACCAACAACAACCAACAACTAACAACCAAAGAATCCCTACCCAACAACCAACACATAACAAATTCACCCGTGGTTTGATTGACAACGGGGTAAATTGAGCGGAATAGGTGGCTCCAGATGGACAGGTTGAGCATCGGAATTAGGCGGAATTTCCGGAGCATATCGCCGTAACAGCCGATGACGAATCGAACTCAGATGCGCCGTGGAATCTACGGGACTGCGTGGGTGAGGTAAGTCTGGGTTTGGCCAACTCGGTAAGTCAAAGCAGGGACAACTATTTGGCGGCATTCCCAGAGTCCGCAGTGGAATTGGCATGACGCAACGACAACAGAGGATGACGTCCCATTCTGGGGTCAGTAGTTCAGCGATGGTTTCGTTCGTACCTTCCAGATAACAGTCTCCAGAGTCAGGGGAAAGGATTTTTTGCCAACAGTCTTCGCACTCCTGAGAGTAGCGATCGCCAACGATAATTGTTTTTGGTAGTAATTTTTGCTCACCGTTGCGAATCACAACTTTTTTTCCCAGTTGCCACCAATATGCAATGTATTGTTTGACTTGATCTTGTGATGCCATAATCTTTACTTTTGCGGATATCAACGCAAAAGATAATTTCTCCATGAATTGTTAAGAAAATATAAAATTTTTTTGATTTCGCAATCTGGTCAAATTTACCACATCTTTTTAGTATCTATATCCTAACTTATTTATGTTGCCGGTGTTGATTGGCTCAAGTATAAACAACATTTAATTTTAATAAATTATACTCAAAAAAACTTTAATTATATTCAGAAAATCAAATAGAATCGATAAGGTTGATTATTTAATTTTTTAAAAACCATGCAATTTAAATATTTTAAATATTCTCAAAAACCGGTTTTTTTAACCAAGCTATCGGTACGAAGCATAAATTTTCGCAGAAACCCGGTTTCTTGTTCTGGCTCATTTTTTTACTTGCTCCCCAGGCTTTTTTCCCCATTTGACAACGGAACACCAAGTTGGCTGAGGTTTAATGCATGACCACCTGTAACGAGATAAACCGGATTAGCTAAAGAACCTAAATGACGGATCAGACCACCGAGGCGATCGCGAAAAGTCCGACCTAACGGATAGGCTGGCACCACGCCCCAACCTGTTTCTTCCCCGACAAAAATCACCTGAGAATGGCCACGAGTTAGACAACTGAGTAACTCTTGTTCCGCCTTTTGCCATTGACTATCATCTATTTCTAACAAATTCGCCACCCAAGTCCCCAAAGAATCCACCAGCAAACAATGATTTCCCGAGGCGTGCGAAATCGTTGCGGCTAAATTTACCGGCACCTCCAGGGTTGTCCAGTCCAAATTTTCTCGCCGCTTTTGATGTTGGGCAATTCGCGCCACCCACTCTGGATCTGTTTTGTCAACTACCCCCGTAGCCACATAGATCACCGATTTCTGACTTTGGATGGCCAAATTCTCTGCCCATTCACTTTTACCCGATCGCGCTGGCCCTGTCACTAAAATAATCTGGTTCATGGTTGTTGGTTGTTGGTTGTTGGGTAGGGATTCTTTGGGTAGGGATTCTTTGGTTGGGGAACGGGGAACAGTTATCGGGCAACGGGGAAATTTATAAGTGAAAAGTTAAAAGTTAAAACTTAAAAGTTAAAACTTAAAAGTTAAAAGTTAAAACTTAAAACTTAAAAGTTAAAAGTTAAAAGTTAAAAGTCGTAGGGGCTTTCTGGCCATATAGCCTGACGGCATGGGCTTCGCAAGGACGCCCGTACAAGTGAAAAGTCGTAGGGGCTTTCTGGCCATTCGCCCGTACAAAAGAAGTATCACTCTTTACTATTCACTATTCACTATTCACTATTCACTATTCACTATTCACGCTCTCCTGAAGCTCCTCTGCTTCCCTGTTCCCTGTTCCCTGTTCCCTGTTCCCTGTTCCCTGTTCACTATTCACTATTCACTCTCTCCTGAAGCTCCTCTGCTTCCCTGTTCCCTGTTCCCTATTCCCTATTCCCTGTTCCCTGTTCCCTGTTCCCTGTTCCCTGTTCACTATTCACTCTCTCCTGAAGCTCCTCTGCTTCCCTGTTCCCTGTTCCCTGTTCCCTGTTCCCTGTTCCCTGTTCACTATTCACTATTCACTACACCCTCTCTTCCCCCGCCCCAGAAGCCCCCAGAAGCCCCCAGAAGCCCCCAGAAGCTTCCCAAACCCCAAGCCGATCGCGATAAAATGATCAGTGGCAAAAGCAATTGGGCAAAAGAGATTACCTAAATGACCAATCTAAAAGTGTCTGCGATTATTTGCACTTATAACCGAGAACAGTATCTCGGTGCAGCCATAGACAGTTTGCTGGGGCAAGAGTTTACCGACTTTGAGGTGTTGGTGGTGGATAATGCATCGAGCGATCGCACGAAACAAATCGTCGAACAACGTCTAAGCAACCCACAACTCAAATATATCTATGAATCCAACATCGGTCTATCCGTCGCTCGTAACACTGGGGCCCAAGCTGCCCAAGGAGAAATATTAGCGTATCTTGATGATGATGCGGTAGCCAGTCCCACCTGGTTACAAATCTTATATTCTGCTTATCAAGAAAATGCAAAATTGGTTATCGCTGGAGGAAAGGTGACACTATTATGGCCGCCTGGGGTAGAAAAGCCCAACTGGTTATCCCCAGAACTGGCTGGCAATTTAGGAGCTTACGACCTAGGAGGCCAGGTAGTCTATATCGATCGACCGGGACTCACTCCTAGAGGCTTAAATTATTCCATTCGCCGGTCATTTTTAGCCGAAATCGGCGGATTTAACGTCAATCTGGGACGAATTGGCAAAAAATTATTATCCAATGAAGAATTATATGTCACCGAACTTGCCTTAAAATTGGGGAAGCAGGTGGCCTACCTTCCCGATGCCTTAGTTGCTCACAATGTCGCCCCGGAACGCCTAAAAAAATCTTGGTTTTGGCAGCGTAGTTGGTGGCAAGGAGTCAGTGAATGTTATCGAGATTATGAGAGCGATATTGCTGGCTTCGATCAGCTTAACCGAGGAGGCGAACGACTGATTCGCGGACTCTACAAAACCTTAAAATTTTGGCAAGACCCCGCTAAACGCTTTGATAATTTAGTATATAGTTATGGTCAAATTGGTTATTTAACCACCGCGATCAAAGGAGGACTGAACTTTTCTCGAAAAAACTCCCAGTGAACCTCCCCCGTTCAATTCACCAACTGCCGATTAACAAAAACTATCATCATCAGAAAATAGAGCTAATTTATTAATGCCAATAATTTTTTAACGAATTTTAACAAGCCTTAATAAGTCTGATATTACCTCTGATATTAAATCTGAGATAAAAATATTAAATCTGTTCACTGAGGTTGTTTTCTCTCGACTATTATGACATTAACACCATCAAAAGTTCCGGTTTCAGTCTTAATTCCTGGTAAAAACGAAGAATACAACCTACCAGCTTGCCTGGAAAGTTTAAAGCCAGCGGATGAAATATTTTTGGTCGATTCCCAAAGTAGCGATCGCAGCCAAGAAATTGCCGAAAGCTACGGGGCAAAAGTCGTTCAATTCCACTTTAATGGTTTCTGGCCAAAAAAGAAAAATTGGTCTCTAGAAAACCTACCTTTTCGCAACGAATGGGTCTTAATTGTTGACTGTGACGAACGCATTCCCCCGGAACTTTGGCAAGAAATTGCCCAAGTCATCCAAAACTCCGACTGCAACGGTTACTATCTGAATCGGAAAGTCTTCTTTCTGGGAAAATGGATTCGTCACGGTGGTAAATATCCTGATTGGAATCTGCGACTATTTAAACATAAAAAAGGTCGCTATGAAAATCTGGGAACTGAAGGAGTTCGTAACACGGGGGACAACGAAGTCCATGAGCACGTGATCTTATCCGGTCAAGTCGGCTACCTAAACCATGACATGATTCACGAAGATTTCCGGGATATCTATCAATGGCTGGAACGTCACAATCGTTACTCCAATTGGGAAGCCAAAGTTTATTACAATGTGCTGCACGGAGAAGCACAAAATGAAAGCATCGGCGCTAATTTTTTCGGGGACGCGGTGCAGCGGAAACGCTTTCTCAAAAAACTCTGGGTCAGACTACCTTTTAAACCCACTTTACGGTTCATCTTATTTTACTTTATTCAACTCGGCTTCCTCGATGGCAAAGCGGGCTATATCTATGCACGCTTACTCAGTCAATATGAATATCAGATTGGCGTCAAACTGTATGAACTGATCAAATTTGGGGGGCAATTAAATCGCCCACAACTAACCCCGAATAATTCACCCACCGATGCCCAATGAACAAAAATCCTGATTCTCCCCTGTTACATTTACCGCCAATGGTGGACTTACGCCAGTACGATCAATCTTGGTTTGACCGAGGTCGTCCAGGATTGTTTATTTTATTTTGGTGGTTCGTTCAGGCGATCGCATTCCCCCTCACTCCCCAGCCGTTACATAATGTCCGCCGATTTATATTGCGACTGTTTGGGGCGAAAATTGGTCGGGGAGTGCAAATTCGACCCACAGCCCGATTTACCTATCCTTGGAAAATCGAAATCGGTGACTATACCTGGATTGGTGATGACGTGGTTTTATATAGTCTCGATCGCATCTATATCGGCGAACACTGTGTTATTTCTCAAAAAACCTACCTTTGCACCGGCAGTCACGATCCCCAGCACCCCGCCTTTGGTCTAGTTACCCAACCGATTATGATTGGCAATGGCGCTTGGATCGCCGCCGACTGCTTTATTGCCCCAGGGGTGAAAATTGGGGCCAATGCCCTGATTGGCACTCGCAGCAGCGTGTTCAAAAATATGCCAGAGGGTCAAGTTTGTTTTGGCAGTCCTTGTCTGCCACGGTATCCGCGAGTCAGGATTTAATCTGAGAATACCGTAGGGTGTGTTAGGCGCGGAAATGAGATTTTTATCCCTGTAAACTAACCGAAAATCCCGCGCCGTAACGCACCATAAACCACTTTGTTATTCATTCATATTCTTATAAGTCGCCACCGCCGAGGGTGAGGTGCGATGTTATTCATTCATATTCTTATAAGTCGCCACCGCCGAGGGTGAGATGCGATTGAGATAACGGAAGATCCAATATTTAAAGATGGTGTCTAAAATCACTGGGAAGGTGGCAATAAAGAGAAAGATGAATTCTCGACTTTCGGGAATGCCTAAATGTCGGCAAATTCCTTCTAAAATTACTTCCCAGCCGTGGGGAGAGTGGAATCCCACAAACACATCTGTAAACAAGATAATGATGAATGCTTTGGCGCTATCACTTAGGCCATATACAACTTCATCAATAAAAGATTTCAAAACCGCAATTTCCCGTTTACTGTTGGTGATGACGAGGCAAAAGGCGATCGCGGAAAAAATGTCGGCCACAATATTTTTTAACGATTCAGCACTGCGTCGATTGTATTCTTCAGCGATTTCAAAGGCTTTTATTTTGACTTGTTTCTCAATTTCTTCTTCACTCAATTTAGTGATTTTGTTTAATAAAATTGGATTGTCTTCAGAAAATTCTTTGATTTCTGTAGCAATGAATTTTTCAAACTTGAGTTTTTCTTCAAACCGCTGTAATTCTCTAAAGGCTTCTTCTTCCATGTCCACGTTCAAAAATATCGCCGCTTGGGGTTCGATATATTTTTCATAAATTGGACTCAGCATAATTTTAGAACTCTGTTGGGTCAGCAAGGGGATGAGAATAATCAGTAAAATAAATTTCAGAGATAAGACTGTGCGAGTTTGAGATTTGCGAAAATCTTGCACCACTTCATTTTCCGCATCGGGATCTAAGTCTCTTTTTACTCTGTCTAGAGTTCTGAGAATTGACCGAGGCAAAAAACTGGTAGTAGTGGCTAGATTTCCCTCTTTTTTTGAGGATTTTTTTTCAAATCTAGGTTGTTTTGGATCGAGTTTGAGTTCACCAACAAAGAAACCGGGTTTCTGCGACAATTCATCCTTCGTACCGATAGCTTGGTTAAGAAACCCGGTTTCTGAAGCGGATTTTTCAGAGATGGAAAGCGTCCCTGGGGAATTAGCCCCAGGTTGACCGCCCCCGTTTAAATTTTTGAAGTCTAGCTGAAGCGGATAGACTACTTGGTCTGGCTGGTATTTGCCAATCACATCATCAATAAATTTCAGCTTTTCCAGCACTAGATTATCGGCATCTCTCAAACCCAACGATTTGCCGTTGTTGGGATAGTCGGCAAAATATTTAATTTTCTTTTTATTGAACACTTGTTCATAAATATCAATGAATGAGCGGCTATTTCTAAATTCCGTTAGTCTTAACTTAATAATTTCTAGGTTTCGGTCTAAATCTGCTTCAAAATGAGCATAAACACTGGTTCCATAAGCAGCGTTAACCAGAGAAATTTTATCGCCATTGAAATGTTGGTTTTCAATGGCTTGAATGGCTAAGGCTGCTTGGTAGGCAATTTCCAGCGATCGATCAGGAGTCTGGGAAAACCAATGTTCCGCAGCCGTTAAAAAGCGTTGCAATGGAGAGGACATAGACTGACTCATTTTAAAAATTTTAATTAATCAGCAATTTAGCAGATTTCCGCTCGGTTCCGCATCAAATCGCTCCTGTCAGATTGTTTAATTAATTATAAAAAAATTATCTTGATAATTTTTCGGCCAGGGGTTCAGGCGGATCTTTTCCCGGAAAACGGCTATAGTATAGTCACGAGTGCGAAAGCGGGATAATCAGTGGTGGTGAAGTGGTGGTGAATTCGCTGTGGATTGTCGGGCCAAGTCTGAGTGGTAAGACAACTCTTCTGATCCAACAGTTTCAGAAATCCTTACAGCCAGAAAGGGATTCGGCAAAGGTGGGGAAAAACTTATGGCATCCGGGGGTGCTGGTGTTTGCCCCAACCAGCGATCGCCGCCGACAACTGGCTGACCAGATATCTGTTCACAGCAAACACAATAAACACCAATGTTTGGTGAACGCCACCACGCCTTTAGGATTTTTTCAGCATGAAGTGACTCTATTTTGGCCTTTGTTGGTTTCCCGACTCAACCTGAAACCACAGTTTCCCGTCCGCTTACGTCCAGAAACAGAGCAAGAGTCCGCCACTCGACTATGGCGACCAGAATTGGATAGCGGGCAGTTGCGTTGGTCGGGAGTGAGCGAGTATCGCTTAGTCCGGCGGATGTTGGATTTAATGCAGTTGGCGGCGGTTTCGGGAACGCCGATTGAAGAAATTCCCCATCTGTTAGAATACGGGCTGATGGATCAAGGGTCGCCAGAACTGTGGGATCTGATGGGCAAGCTGTTGTTACGCTGGCGTCAGTGGTGTTTGGAACGCGGCTTTTTGACTTATGGCGTTGTGGCCGAACTTTACTGGCGTTATTTGTTGGATGACCCGGTTTATCAGACTCATTTATTGTCTCGATTCGATCGCCTATTGGCGGATGATGTGGACGAGTATCCGAGTATTGCCCGTGATTTGTTTGAGGTGTTGCTCGATCGCGGCGTTCCTGGGGTGTTTACCTATAATCTGGATGGCCAAGTGCGCTTGGGTTTGGGGGCTGATTCTGAGTATTTGGCAGGGTTAGGCGATCGCCCGGGTATGACCCAAGTAATGCTAAAAGATCGGTCGATTTCTCAGCCTTTGCCCAAATCTCTCCGACCCTCGTTGAAAAATTGGGTTTTGGCTGTGACCAGTCGCGATATTCCCCCTTGGTTAGATCGCCGAGAATTAGAGAATCAGGTTTTCTCCGTGCAAACCGCCTCTCGGATTGAGTTATTGCGGGAAACTGCCGAAGCGATCGCTGCTGAAATTAAAACCGGAACCGTTGCAGCGGAAGATATTGCCCTGATCGCCCCCGGTTTAGATGAAATTGCCCGCTATACGATCGTGCAAAGTTTGAACAATTTGGACGTCCCGGTGAATTCCCTGAATGACCAACGCCGATTAGCGAATCTGTCCATGATTCGGGCATTGCTGACTTTGTTAGCCCTGGTTTATCCGGGTTTGGGTCGTCTGGTTGACCGAGATGCGATCGCCGAACTATTGACGATCTTGTCTCAGCAAGAAATCGTCAGTCGTCCTCCGTCTCCCGTAGGGGCGTTTCGCGAAGTAGGGGCGCTTCGCGAAACGCCCCTACAAGACGAGACATTTTGGCAGGACACTCTGCCCAAATCAAAAAACATTCCCGGCATTCCCGGCATTCCCGGCATTCCCGGCACCTTTCTCAGGTTTGAATATCGCATCGATCCGGTTCGGGCTGGTTTATTAACCGACTATTGCTATGCACCAGATCCGATTTCCCCAAAACTCTTGCCCGTCACTTCTTTTCCCCGTTGGGATCGGTTGGGTTATCGGGCGACAATGGCTTATCAGGAAATTGTGACTTGGATCGAACAACAGCGAGATTGTATCCGCAACGCGACTCGATCGCCGCTTCAGGAGGCTGACCGCGAGGGTACGGGCGAGATTGCATCCGCAACGAGGAGCGATCTTGCTCCGCAACCCTATCGCGATCGCGGGGGTATCGCCCCTACACCGATTCACGTATTAAATGAGGCGATTCAAAAATTTTTATCCCCAGTCAATCATCTTCCGGGCGATCGCCTTTCCGCCTTACGCGAATTCATGGAAACCGCTAGTCACTACTGGGAAGTGGATCGGCGGTTACGCAGGTTACGCGTTCAGGAAGGGGGAACTGCCAATGCCCCAGATTATGTCATCGTGGGTCAATTTATCCAGCTATTGCGTCAGGGAACTGTGACCGCGAACCCTTTCCCCGTTTCCGCGATCTCCGCCCCATCTCGTGGGGTGACATTAGCCACCATCTTTCAATATCGGTCAGCCAAATTATCTCATCGTTACCACTTTTGGCTAGATGCAGGCAGCCCTCTCTGGCTGAGTGGTGGGGCGGCCACTTTATTTGGTTCCCCGTTATTTTTACGCCAATGGTCTGGTCGTCCTTGGACCGTTGCCGATGAGGAACAAGCCGCAGAGGAACGATTAGAAAGGATTTTAAATGATTTACTTAGTCG encodes:
- a CDS encoding ribonuclease Z translates to MEITFLGTSSGVPTRSRNVSSIALRLPQRAEVWLFDCGEGTQHQIQRSNIKVSQIRRIFITHMHGDHIFGLMGLLASCGLAGNPEQIDIYGPAGLGDYLQACSRYSYTHFSYPIKVHKHRAGVIYEDDEYVVKCQKLEHRVTAYGYRVEEKDRPGHFDAEKARSLGIPFGPLYGELKRGKTITLPDGRKISGKELVGPDQVGRKIAYCTDTIFCEGSIELAKDADVVIHEATFAHQDAKMAYERLHSTSTMAAQVALAAKAKTLIMTHFSPRYAPGNELNIKDLLQEARAIFANTEIAEDFLTYPVPPRAANTKSN
- the cobU gene encoding bifunctional adenosylcobinamide kinase/adenosylcobinamide-phosphate guanylyltransferase, whose translation is MNQIILVTGPARSGKSEWAENLAIQSQKSVIYVATGVVDKTDPEWVARIAQHQKRRENLDWTTLEVPVNLAATISHASGNHCLLVDSLGTWVANLLEIDDSQWQKAEQELLSCLTRGHSQVIFVGEETGWGVVPAYPLGRTFRDRLGGLIRHLGSLANPVYLVTGGHALNLSQLGVPLSNGEKSLGSK
- a CDS encoding glycosyltransferase family 2 protein is translated as MTNLKVSAIICTYNREQYLGAAIDSLLGQEFTDFEVLVVDNASSDRTKQIVEQRLSNPQLKYIYESNIGLSVARNTGAQAAQGEILAYLDDDAVASPTWLQILYSAYQENAKLVIAGGKVTLLWPPGVEKPNWLSPELAGNLGAYDLGGQVVYIDRPGLTPRGLNYSIRRSFLAEIGGFNVNLGRIGKKLLSNEELYVTELALKLGKQVAYLPDALVAHNVAPERLKKSWFWQRSWWQGVSECYRDYESDIAGFDQLNRGGERLIRGLYKTLKFWQDPAKRFDNLVYSYGQIGYLTTAIKGGLNFSRKNSQ
- a CDS encoding glycosyltransferase family 2 protein, translating into MTLTPSKVPVSVLIPGKNEEYNLPACLESLKPADEIFLVDSQSSDRSQEIAESYGAKVVQFHFNGFWPKKKNWSLENLPFRNEWVLIVDCDERIPPELWQEIAQVIQNSDCNGYYLNRKVFFLGKWIRHGGKYPDWNLRLFKHKKGRYENLGTEGVRNTGDNEVHEHVILSGQVGYLNHDMIHEDFRDIYQWLERHNRYSNWEAKVYYNVLHGEAQNESIGANFFGDAVQRKRFLKKLWVRLPFKPTLRFILFYFIQLGFLDGKAGYIYARLLSQYEYQIGVKLYELIKFGGQLNRPQLTPNNSPTDAQ
- the hpsU gene encoding hormogonium polysaccharide biosynthesis acetyltransferase HpsU, with the translated sequence MNKNPDSPLLHLPPMVDLRQYDQSWFDRGRPGLFILFWWFVQAIAFPLTPQPLHNVRRFILRLFGAKIGRGVQIRPTARFTYPWKIEIGDYTWIGDDVVLYSLDRIYIGEHCVISQKTYLCTGSHDPQHPAFGLVTQPIMIGNGAWIAADCFIAPGVKIGANALIGTRSSVFKNMPEGQVCFGSPCLPRYPRVRI
- a CDS encoding proton extrusion protein PcxA, yielding MSQSMSSPLQRFLTAAEHWFSQTPDRSLEIAYQAALAIQAIENQHFNGDKISLVNAAYGTSVYAHFEADLDRNLEIIKLRLTEFRNSRSFIDIYEQVFNKKKIKYFADYPNNGKSLGLRDADNLVLEKLKFIDDVIGKYQPDQVVYPLQLDFKNLNGGGQPGANSPGTLSISEKSASETGFLNQAIGTKDELSQKPGFFVGELKLDPKQPRFEKKSSKKEGNLATTTSFLPRSILRTLDRVKRDLDPDAENEVVQDFRKSQTRTVLSLKFILLIILIPLLTQQSSKIMLSPIYEKYIEPQAAIFLNVDMEEEAFRELQRFEEKLKFEKFIATEIKEFSEDNPILLNKITKLSEEEIEKQVKIKAFEIAEEYNRRSAESLKNIVADIFSAIAFCLVITNSKREIAVLKSFIDEVVYGLSDSAKAFIIILFTDVFVGFHSPHGWEVILEGICRHLGIPESREFIFLFIATFPVILDTIFKYWIFRYLNRISPSAVATYKNMNE
- a CDS encoding recombinase family protein; amino-acid sequence: MNSLWIVGPSLSGKTTLLIQQFQKSLQPERDSAKVGKNLWHPGVLVFAPTSDRRRQLADQISVHSKHNKHQCLVNATTPLGFFQHEVTLFWPLLVSRLNLKPQFPVRLRPETEQESATRLWRPELDSGQLRWSGVSEYRLVRRMLDLMQLAAVSGTPIEEIPHLLEYGLMDQGSPELWDLMGKLLLRWRQWCLERGFLTYGVVAELYWRYLLDDPVYQTHLLSRFDRLLADDVDEYPSIARDLFEVLLDRGVPGVFTYNLDGQVRLGLGADSEYLAGLGDRPGMTQVMLKDRSISQPLPKSLRPSLKNWVLAVTSRDIPPWLDRRELENQVFSVQTASRIELLRETAEAIAAEIKTGTVAAEDIALIAPGLDEIARYTIVQSLNNLDVPVNSLNDQRRLANLSMIRALLTLLALVYPGLGRLVDRDAIAELLTILSQQEIVSRPPSPVGAFREVGALRETPLQDETFWQDTLPKSKNIPGIPGIPGIPGTFLRFEYRIDPVRAGLLTDYCYAPDPISPKLLPVTSFPRWDRLGYRATMAYQEIVTWIEQQRDCIRNATRSPLQEADREGTGEIASATRSDLAPQPYRDRGGIAPTPIHVLNEAIQKFLSPVNHLPGDRLSALREFMETASHYWEVDRRLRRLRVQEGGTANAPDYVIVGQFIQLLRQGTVTANPFPVSAISAPSRGVTLATIFQYRSAKLSHRYHFWLDAGSPLWLSGGAATLFGSPLFLRQWSGRPWTVADEEQAAEERLERILNDLLSRVSDRLYLCHSQLSTSGQEQTGPLLSWVNAAIEV